The following proteins are encoded in a genomic region of Amphiura filiformis chromosome 11, Afil_fr2py, whole genome shotgun sequence:
- the LOC140164162 gene encoding uncharacterized protein has translation MARIILLVCLFMASLHHPMVLCNSDDGGTGNDNLSTSTTMDNSTGKHSLVRLFKKTNASNQDVTPPKIHISDATKTESYTCNSEGWEIHNDIIFELLDALSEQELSLVKFDVILTASNSNKSIVHAPYHWVLDAKGSWIHEGLICPASWLPIKLGMFHDGVYKTSISLILPASLSLDNLPPSKLHIITSGCLEDLTTTVLQKLTEQGQYYFTETQILQVQANMIMYNHVYVCYSGLIEPWLFVARVFMYLILPYLFIFTTMSRVIPKVCFQDGNICRLNLSINPLPAGFKYIAVFWKPFLNPIRWCVLYIFISLVPVISRINYHMDWDLTAILNITCACTAIAFCSFIFRYDGIKNHSQNRIPSQETIQYLSDFTEFVQIEKAIEQNILVRSDSFTSIQDLIDFLSSNLNEYLKIIISKTYWHNIYNIRYERNTIVRIIIGGGGAAATDGGGEGGIGGDRVGAGGSAAVAAADGGATAVAYGDASVDGDSGGGVNGSGGAATDGGVNSSGGGNVAYGGGATAADSANGDGGAAAATGGGGGDSSSDAAAATGGGDSSSDAAAATGGCGGGDSSSDAAAVHDSGGATAGANGGGGAAPDGGGGGSSSGAAVAAADDDGAVADGSDAANGGEYMMNFTLMRERQTLQNLAFSDTLLNSGFITD, from the exons ATGGCCAGGATCATCCTACTTGTGTGTCTGTTTATGGCATCATTGCATCACCCAATGGTTCTATGTAATTCAG ATGATGGGGGCACCGGCAATGACAATCTGTCCACCTCTACTACCATGGATAACTCTACAGGTAAACATTCACTTGTGCGGTTATTTAAGAAAACAAATGCCTCAAACCAAGACGTGACTCCTCCTAAAATACACATATCTGATGCAACTAAGACTGAGTCCTACACATGTAATTCAGAAGGCTGGGAAATACACAATGACATAATTTTTGAGTTGCTAGATGCGTTATCTGAACAAGAATTGTCACTTGTGAAATTTGATGTCATCTTAACAGCTTCAAACTCCAACAAATCAATAGTGCATGCTCCATACCACTGGGTGCTGGATGCAAAGGGCAGCTGGATTCATGAAGGCTTGATATGTCCTGCTAGCTGGTTACCAATTAAATTGGGCATGTTTCATGATGGTGTATACAAGACAAGTATAAGTCTGATTTTACCAGCTAGCTTGTCACTAGATAATCTTCCTCCAAGTAAACTTCATATCATCACAAGCGGATGTCTAGAAGACTTGACAACTACTGTACTGCAGAAACTTACTGAGCAGGGACAATATTATTTTACAGAAACACAAATACTTCAAGTTCAAGCAAATATGATTATGTATAATCATGTATATGTGTGTTATTCTGGTCTCATAGAACCATGGCTTTTTGTAGCAAGGGTTTTCATGTACCTTATTTTGCCTTATCTATTTATCTTTACTACAATGTCAAGGGTAATTCCAAAAGTATGCTTTCAAGATGGAAACATCTGTCGACTTAATTTAAGCATCAATCCACTGCCAGCTGGTTTCAAATATATTGCTGTATTTTGGAAACCATTTCTGAATCCTATTAGATGGTGTGTGCTATATATATTTATCTCATTAGTCCCTGTTATAAGCCGCATCAACTACCACATGGATTGGGATTTAACTGCAATTCTAAATATCACATGTGCTTGCACTGCTATAGCATTTTGTTCTTTCATCTTTCGGTATGATGGAATAAAGAATCACAGTCAGAACAGGATTCCAAGCCAAGAAACTATACAATATCTATCAGATTTTACAGAGTTTGTCCAAATTGAAAAAGCTATTGAGCAAAATATCCTGGTCAGGTCAGACAGCTTCACTTCGATACAGGATTTAATTGATTTTTTATCTTCCAATTTAAATGAATATCTGAAAATAATTATATCTAAGACATACTGgcataacatatataacatacgATATGAACGCAACACAATTGTTCGTATAATAAT TGGGGGTGGTGGAGCTGCTGCTACTGATGGTGGTGGAGAAGGTGGTATTGGTGGTGATCGTGTTGGTGCTGGTGGCagtgctgctgttgctgctgctgatggTGGTGCTACAGCTGTTGCTTATGGTGATGCCTCTGTTGATGGTGATAGTGGTGGTGGTGTTAATGGTAGTGGAGGTGCTGCCACTGATGGTGGTGTCAATAGCAGTGGTGGTGGTAATGTTGCTTATGGTGGTGGTGCTACTGCTGCTGACAGTGCTAATGGTGATGGTGGAGCTGCTGCTGctactggtggtggtggtggtgacagTAGcagtgatgctgctgctgctactgGTGGTGGTGACAGTAGCAGTGACGCTGCTGCTGCTACTGGTGGCTGTGGTGGTGGTGACAGTAGCAGTGATGCTGCTGCTGTTCATGATAGTGGTGGTGCTACTGCTGGTGCCAATGGTGGTGGAGGTGCTGCCcctgatggtggtggtggtggcagtAGCAGCggtgctgctgttgctgctgctgatgatgatggtgctGTTGCTGATGGTAGTGATGCTGCTAATGGTGGTGAAT ACATGATGAATTTTACGCTCATGCGTGAACGCCAGACGCTGCAGAACCTTGCGTTCAGCGATACGCTACTGAAcagtggattcatcacggattaa